Within the Cupriavidus necator N-1 genome, the region AGCACGCCCACGGTGCCACGGCCATGCGGCAGATTGTCGTTGGCGATGCCAATCACCGTCTGCACCATCTCGCAGGCGGCAACGAGCGCATCCTTGCGCACGGGCATTGGCGTGGGGCCCGCGTGCATCTCCATCCCGGTGACCGTGACGTCATACCAGCGCACGCCCAGCGAACCCGTAACGGCTCCGATTACTTTGTTCTGGGCTTCGAGCACGGGGCCCTGCTCAATGTGGGCTTCGAAGTAGGCCCCGACCGGGCGCTCGCTCACAGGCTCGGTGCCTGCATAGCCGATGGCAGCCAGCTCGTCGCGCACGCTCAGGCCGGCGCTGTCGCGGGCGTTGAGCGCGGTGTCCAGGGTGAAGCGCCCAGTGAAGACGCCCGAGCCCATCATCACTGGCAGGAAGCGCGAGCCCTCTTCGTTGGTCCAGATAATCAGTTCCAGGGGCGCCTCGGTCTGGACGCCGCGCTCCTGGAGAGTGCGCATCACTTCCAGTCCCGCCATCACGCCGTAGCAGCCGTCGAACTTGCCGCCCGTCGGTTGCGTGTCAATGTGGCTGCCGGTCATGACAGGGGGCAAGGCGTTGTTGCGGCCGGCACGGCGGCCAAAAATGTTGCCGATCTGGTCAACATGGATCTCAAGGCCGGCGTCTTTCATCCAGCCGACCACCAGGTCGCGGCCTTGGCCATCCAGGGCGGTCAGCGCCAGCCGGGCGTTGCCGCCCTTGGGCGTGGCGCCGATGCGGGCCAGGTCCATCAAAGACTGCCACAGGCGCTGACCGTTGATGGCGAGACTCTGAGTGTTATCGAATGTACTCATGATGTGGTGCTCCTGCGTCAGTTCGAGGATGTGGCCGCCTGTTGCCGAATATAGGCAGCCTCCCGAATGCCGGCGAGGGTTTCACCGGGGGCGATGCCGTCAGCGTCGTAGCGCAGCTCGATGAGCGCTGGCAGCTTCTCCCGGTCGGCGAAGGCGCACGCCCGCGCCAGTGCCGCAGAAAAGTCTTCGGTGCGCTCTACCACTTCACCGTGGCCGCCATAGCTGCGTATCAGGGCCGCGAAGTCCGGATTGGAGAAGGACAGTGCAATGTCGCGGCCCGGGAACTCACGTTCCTGGTGTGCGCGGATGGTCCCCCAGATGCCGTTGTTGAACACCAGCACGACCACGCCCACGCGGTACTGGAGCGCGACACCCAACTCCTGCAGGTTCATCTGGAAGCAGCCGTCACCGGCGTAGCACACCACGGTGCGGTCCGGGTTCTCGAGCTTGGCCGAGATCGCGGCAGGCAGGCCGTAGCCCATGGAGCCGACGGTCGGCGTCAGGCTGGTACCGGGGCCTGTGTACTGGCGGTAGCGGTGCGGATAGAGCGCGTAGTTGCCCGCGCCCACGGTGATGCAGGCGTCGCGCGGAAGCTGCTCGGCCGCGATGGCCGCAGCCTCGTCAAGGGAGAACGGGCCCTTGGCCGGCAGTGGATTCAGGCTCGCCAGGTACTCCGCGCGTGCAGAATCAACCCAGGCCTTGCGCTGCAGGGGCTGGAGGGGCGTGAGGGACGCCAAGGCGTTCGCAAAGCTTGACACGTCCGCCACAATGGCCTGCGTGGGTGCGAAGACCCGTCCAAGTTCGCTGGCGTCCGGGTAGACATGGATCAGCTTCTGACGCGGCATTGGACTTTCGATGACGGTGTAGCCCTCGGTGGTTGCCTCGCCCAATCGAGTGCCTACGGCCAGGACCACATCGGCATCGCGAAGACGCTGGCGCAACTCGGGCGTCATCGCCCAGCCAACATGGCCGGCTGCGTTGGGGCTGCGCTGGTCGAAGCACTCGAGGCGACGCCATGCCGTGCCCACGGGCAGTTGGAAGCGCACGGCAAAGTCCTCGACATGGCTGATGGCTTCGCGCGTCCAGCCCGTGCCGCCCACGATCATGAAGGGGCGCTCGGCGGTCTCCAACAGCTCCGCCATCCGCTGCATGTCGTCCGCACCCGGGTGGCTGTGGGCGCGGGTGTAGCGCGGCAGGTCGGCCACCTCGGCTGTGCCCCACAACGTGTCTTCCGGCAGTGCCAGTACGACGGGGCCGGGGCGGCCGCTGGTGGCGATCGAGAACGCACGCGAGATGTACTCAGGAATGCGCTCGGTACGGTCGATCTGCGCTACCCACTTGGCCATCTGGCCGAACATGCGGCGATAGTCGATCTCCTGGAAGGCCTCACGCTCGTAGAAGTCGTTGCCCACCTGGCCGATGAATAGAATCATCGGCGTCGAGTCCTGGAAGGCGGTGTGCACGCCGATGCTGGCATTGGTCGCGCCGGGGCCACGCGTCACGAAGCAGATGCCCGGTTCGCCGGTGAGCTTGCCCATTGCCTCGGCCATGTAGGCAGCGCCGCTTTCCTGGCGGCAGACAATGGGTTCGATGGCACCCTTGTGCTCATTGAGCGCGTCGATGCAGGGCAGGTAGCTCTCTCCAGGCACCAGAAACACGCGGCGGGTGCCGTGGATGCGCAGTTGCTGCATCAGGATCTGGCCGCCGTTGCGGCGCGGCAGGGTAGCAGGCGTTGAATGCAAAGTCGATGTCAAGGGGATTCTCCGTAGTCTGTCTCGGTCCGCGCCTAGGCGGTCCAGGTTTTAAATTCGGCGTCACGGGTCAACAGGCGCCGCGCCGTGTGGTAGTCGGGACTCTCCACGAGCGCGTCACCAATGGGTTCGCCGCGGCGAGCTGCTTCGAAACGCGCCACCAGTTCTTTTGCGAGTTCAACCTGCGCGATGGATGGCGTGAATGCTGCATGGATCTGCGCGACCTGCTCCGGATACACTGCGCACTTGGCTTTGAGGCCGATGCGGCGGGCCCAGGCAAGATCCTCAGCCTGCGCCTGCATATCTCGGTAGTTGTACGGACAGTCGAT harbors:
- a CDS encoding Zn-dependent hydrolase — translated: MSTFDNTQSLAINGQRLWQSLMDLARIGATPKGGNARLALTALDGQGRDLVVGWMKDAGLEIHVDQIGNIFGRRAGRNNALPPVMTGSHIDTQPTGGKFDGCYGVMAGLEVMRTLQERGVQTEAPLELIIWTNEEGSRFLPVMMGSGVFTGRFTLDTALNARDSAGLSVRDELAAIGYAGTEPVSERPVGAYFEAHIEQGPVLEAQNKVIGAVTGSLGVRWYDVTVTGMEMHAGPTPMPVRKDALVAACEMVQTVIGIANDNLPHGRGTVGVLNVHPSSRNVVPGRVDFTVDLRHIYAETLSAMDRHLRESFATIAQRHDVELDLRLAQYNMPTPFAPELVDSVRESAVRRGLSTMDIVTGAGHDAVHMAMAHPTAMIFVPCKDGVSHNEIEDAQPAHLEAGCNVLLDAMLARAGVAA
- a CDS encoding thiamine pyrophosphate-binding protein, which encodes MQQLRIHGTRRVFLVPGESYLPCIDALNEHKGAIEPIVCRQESGAAYMAEAMGKLTGEPGICFVTRGPGATNASIGVHTAFQDSTPMILFIGQVGNDFYEREAFQEIDYRRMFGQMAKWVAQIDRTERIPEYISRAFSIATSGRPGPVVLALPEDTLWGTAEVADLPRYTRAHSHPGADDMQRMAELLETAERPFMIVGGTGWTREAISHVEDFAVRFQLPVGTAWRRLECFDQRSPNAAGHVGWAMTPELRQRLRDADVVLAVGTRLGEATTEGYTVIESPMPRQKLIHVYPDASELGRVFAPTQAIVADVSSFANALASLTPLQPLQRKAWVDSARAEYLASLNPLPAKGPFSLDEAAAIAAEQLPRDACITVGAGNYALYPHRYRQYTGPGTSLTPTVGSMGYGLPAAISAKLENPDRTVVCYAGDGCFQMNLQELGVALQYRVGVVVLVFNNGIWGTIRAHQEREFPGRDIALSFSNPDFAALIRSYGGHGEVVERTEDFSAALARACAFADREKLPALIELRYDADGIAPGETLAGIREAAYIRQQAATSSN